In Rhodanobacter humi, the following are encoded in one genomic region:
- a CDS encoding multidrug efflux RND transporter permease subunit — translation MPSFFIDRPIFAWVVAILISLGGVLAILNLGVESYPNIAPPSVTVSATYPGASADTTEKTVTQVIEQQLTGIDHLLYFNSSSSASGRASITLTFETGTDPDIAQVQVQNKVALATPRLPSQVTQQGVVVAKANAGFLMVVALKSDNPNIDRDRLNDIVGSQVLDQISRVPGVGSTQQFGSEYAMRIWLNPDKLQGYNLSASQVFAAISAQNVQFAAGSLGADPAVPGQGLTATVSTEGRFTSPEQFANIILRANPDGTTVKLGDLAKISFGPGSYGFDTTWDGKPIGAFAIQLLPGANALDVATAVRAKMNELAPSFPPGVSWFSPYDSTSFVTISINEVVHTLVEAIILVFLVMLLFLQNIRATIIPTLVIPVALLGTFLGMLVLGFTINQLTLFGMVLAIGIVVDDAIVVIENVERIMTEENLPPKEATRKAMGQITGAVVAITVVLAAVFVPSALQPGASGIIYKQFALTIAVSMGFSAFLALSFTPALCASFLQPEHHKKKNIVFRKFNEFFEWTTHTYTGHVGSAVKHAPRWMFVFVLVAILAGFLYTRLPGSFLPEEDQGYALSVIQLPPGATKQRTGEVMAQMRAILNKDPAVEGVLQVTGFSFIGNSESAGMAFIKLKDWAKRDVTAAQFIQRANMELYQIHDARIFVANIPTVQGLGQFGGFDMYLQDRAGLGRDALTQARNTLLGKASQDPVLTGVRPNALEDSPQLQLDVDRVQAQSMGLSVSDVYNAISLMLAPVYVNDFTYGGRVKRVIMQADAPYRMGPDALKHFYTPSTTQTNADGTPAMIPISNVVHAKWEMGSPALTRYNGYSAVEIVGSPAPGRASGEAMNEMQKIVNNDLPKGYGYDWTGQSYQEILSGNAATLLMVLSIFIVFLALAALYESWSIPVSVLLVVPLGLLGVVVFTMLRGLPNDIFFKIGLVTVIGLAAKNAILIVEFAVAEQQAGRTLREATIDAARLRLRPILMTSLAFILGVFPLFISSGAGANSRHAIGTGVIGGMLFATFLGVLLIPVFYVVVRRLLGDKLDGDGKPHPASGTDMQSFDSDPQRGH, via the coding sequence ATGCCGAGTTTCTTCATCGACCGCCCGATCTTCGCCTGGGTGGTGGCTATCCTGATCTCGCTGGGCGGCGTCCTGGCGATCCTCAACCTGGGCGTGGAGTCGTATCCGAACATCGCACCGCCGTCGGTCACCGTCAGCGCCACCTACCCCGGCGCCAGCGCGGACACCACCGAGAAGACCGTCACCCAGGTGATCGAGCAGCAGCTCACCGGCATCGACCACCTGCTGTACTTCAACTCCTCGTCCAGCGCCAGCGGCCGTGCCAGCATCACGCTGACCTTCGAGACCGGCACCGATCCGGACATCGCCCAGGTGCAGGTGCAGAACAAGGTGGCGCTGGCCACCCCGCGGCTGCCCTCCCAGGTGACCCAGCAGGGCGTGGTGGTGGCCAAGGCCAACGCCGGCTTCCTGATGGTGGTGGCGCTCAAGTCGGACAACCCGAACATCGACCGCGACCGCCTCAACGACATCGTCGGCTCGCAGGTGCTGGACCAGATCTCGCGCGTACCCGGCGTGGGCAGCACCCAGCAGTTCGGTTCCGAATACGCGATGCGCATCTGGCTGAACCCGGACAAGCTGCAGGGCTACAACCTGTCGGCTTCGCAGGTGTTCGCCGCGATCTCCGCGCAGAACGTGCAGTTTGCCGCCGGCTCGCTGGGCGCCGACCCGGCCGTGCCCGGCCAGGGCCTCACCGCCACGGTGTCCACCGAAGGCCGCTTCACCAGCCCCGAGCAGTTCGCCAACATCATCCTGCGCGCGAACCCCGACGGCACCACGGTCAAGCTGGGCGACTTGGCGAAGATCAGCTTCGGCCCCGGCAGCTACGGCTTCGACACCACCTGGGACGGCAAGCCGATCGGCGCGTTCGCGATCCAGCTGCTGCCCGGCGCCAACGCGCTGGACGTGGCCACCGCGGTGCGCGCGAAGATGAATGAGCTCGCACCCAGCTTCCCGCCGGGCGTGAGCTGGTTCAGTCCCTACGACAGCACCAGCTTCGTGACCATCTCCATCAACGAAGTGGTGCACACGCTGGTCGAGGCGATCATCCTGGTGTTCCTGGTGATGCTGCTGTTCCTGCAGAACATCCGCGCCACCATCATCCCGACCCTGGTGATCCCGGTGGCCCTCTTGGGCACCTTCCTCGGCATGCTGGTGCTCGGCTTCACGATCAACCAGCTGACCCTGTTCGGCATGGTGCTGGCGATCGGCATCGTGGTGGACGACGCGATCGTGGTGATCGAGAACGTCGAACGCATCATGACCGAGGAGAACCTGCCGCCGAAGGAGGCCACGCGCAAGGCGATGGGCCAGATCACCGGCGCGGTGGTGGCGATCACCGTGGTGCTGGCGGCGGTGTTCGTGCCGTCGGCGCTGCAGCCGGGCGCCTCGGGCATCATCTACAAGCAGTTCGCGCTGACCATCGCGGTGTCGATGGGCTTCTCGGCCTTCCTCGCGCTGTCGTTCACGCCCGCGCTGTGCGCCAGCTTCCTGCAGCCGGAGCACCACAAGAAGAAGAACATCGTCTTCCGCAAGTTCAACGAGTTCTTCGAGTGGACCACGCACACCTACACCGGCCACGTCGGCAGCGCGGTGAAGCATGCGCCGCGCTGGATGTTCGTGTTCGTGCTGGTGGCGATCCTCGCCGGCTTCCTGTACACCCGCCTGCCCGGCAGCTTCCTGCCCGAGGAGGACCAGGGCTACGCGCTGTCCGTCATCCAGCTTCCACCGGGCGCCACCAAGCAGCGCACCGGCGAGGTGATGGCGCAGATGCGCGCAATCCTGAACAAGGATCCGGCGGTGGAAGGCGTGCTGCAGGTGACCGGCTTCAGCTTCATCGGCAACAGCGAAAGCGCCGGCATGGCCTTCATCAAGCTGAAGGACTGGGCCAAGCGTGACGTCACCGCCGCGCAATTCATCCAGCGCGCGAACATGGAGCTGTACCAGATCCATGACGCCCGCATCTTCGTGGCGAACATTCCCACCGTGCAGGGCCTGGGCCAGTTCGGCGGCTTCGACATGTACCTGCAGGATCGTGCCGGCCTCGGTCGCGATGCGCTCACCCAGGCGCGCAACACGCTGCTGGGCAAGGCCAGCCAGGATCCGGTGCTCACCGGCGTGCGGCCCAACGCGCTGGAAGACTCGCCGCAATTGCAGCTGGACGTGGACCGCGTGCAGGCGCAGTCGATGGGCCTCTCGGTCAGCGACGTCTACAACGCGATCAGCCTGATGCTGGCGCCGGTGTACGTGAACGACTTCACCTACGGCGGCCGCGTGAAGCGCGTGATCATGCAGGCCGATGCGCCCTACCGCATGGGCCCGGACGCACTGAAGCACTTCTACACGCCCAGCACCACGCAGACCAACGCCGACGGCACGCCGGCGATGATCCCGATTTCCAACGTGGTGCACGCGAAGTGGGAGATGGGCTCGCCCGCGCTGACCCGCTACAACGGCTATTCCGCCGTGGAGATCGTGGGCTCGCCCGCGCCGGGGCGTGCCTCGGGCGAGGCGATGAACGAGATGCAGAAGATCGTCAACAACGACCTGCCCAAGGGTTACGGCTACGACTGGACCGGCCAGTCCTACCAGGAAATCCTCTCCGGCAATGCCGCCACCCTGCTGATGGTGTTGTCCATCTTCATCGTGTTCCTGGCGCTGGCCGCGCTGTACGAGAGCTGGTCGATCCCGGTCTCGGTGCTGCTGGTGGTGCCGCTGGGCCTGCTCGGCGTGGTGGTGTTCACCATGCTGCGCGGCCTGCCCAACGACATCTTCTTCAAGATCGGCCTGGTCACGGTGATCGGCCTCGCCGCGAAGAACGCGATCCTGATCGTGGAATTCGCGGTGGCCGAGCAGCAGGCCGGACGCACCCTGCGCGAGGCCACCATCGATGCGGCCCGCCTGCGACTGCGCCCGATCCTGATGACCTCGCTGGCCTTCATCCTCGGCGTGTTCCCGCTGTTCATCTCCAGCGGCGCCGGCGCCAACTCGCGCCACGCGATCGGCACCGGCGTGATCGGCGGCATGCTGTTCGCCACCTTCCTCGGCGTGCTGCTGATCCCGGTGTTCTACGTGGTGGTGCGGCGCCTGCTGGGCGACAAGCTGGACGGCGACGGCAAGCCGCATCCGGCCTCGGGCACGGACATGCAGTCGTTCGATTCCGATCCGCAGCGCGGGCATTGA
- a CDS encoding efflux RND transporter periplasmic adaptor subunit, giving the protein MKSPSLRAPALCLGLLALTACGKKEQGPPQMPPPQVGVITAQPQNEPLTKDLVGRLSAFRSADVRARVAGVLLKRDYVEGSDVKKGQPLFQIDPAPLKAALAAADASLAQAQATYTNAKVNAQRSRELAPKGYISKSDLDNALASERTAAAAVQAARANVQSARINLGYANVTSPIDGRAGQQQVTEGALVGSGSATLLTTVDQIDPLYVNFTMSVADMEQLRQAQTSGGVTLAQPNQASVRVTLPDGSAYAEPGTLDFTAVTVDPSTGALNLRAQIPNPKHSLLPGMYVTLQAKLGEQHKVFVIPQQAVLRDTVGAYVFVVGADGKTKRHDVVAASMSGGNWVITSGLAAGDQVVVSGVQNVREDAPAKASPWQPQAAAGGKPASGK; this is encoded by the coding sequence ATGAAATCCCCGTCCCTGCGCGCACCCGCGTTGTGCCTTGGCCTGCTGGCCCTGACCGCCTGCGGCAAGAAGGAGCAAGGCCCGCCGCAAATGCCGCCACCGCAGGTGGGCGTGATCACCGCGCAGCCGCAGAACGAGCCGCTGACCAAGGACCTGGTCGGCCGCTTGTCGGCTTTCCGCAGCGCCGACGTGCGCGCCCGCGTGGCCGGCGTGCTGCTGAAGCGTGACTACGTCGAAGGCAGTGACGTGAAGAAGGGCCAGCCGCTGTTCCAGATCGATCCTGCTCCGCTCAAGGCCGCACTGGCCGCGGCCGACGCCTCGCTGGCGCAGGCGCAGGCGACCTACACCAACGCCAAGGTCAACGCGCAGCGTTCGCGTGAGCTGGCGCCGAAGGGCTACATCTCGAAGTCCGACCTCGACAATGCGCTGGCCAGCGAGCGCACCGCCGCGGCCGCGGTGCAGGCGGCCCGCGCCAACGTGCAGAGCGCGCGCATCAACCTCGGCTACGCGAACGTGACCTCGCCGATCGACGGCCGCGCCGGCCAGCAGCAGGTGACCGAGGGCGCGCTGGTGGGCAGCGGCAGCGCCACCCTGCTCACCACGGTGGACCAGATCGACCCGCTGTACGTGAACTTCACCATGAGTGTGGCCGACATGGAGCAGCTGCGCCAGGCGCAGACCAGTGGCGGCGTCACCCTCGCCCAGCCGAACCAGGCCAGCGTGCGGGTGACCCTGCCCGACGGCAGCGCCTACGCCGAACCGGGCACGCTGGATTTCACCGCGGTCACGGTCGATCCGTCCACCGGCGCGCTGAACCTGCGCGCGCAGATTCCCAACCCGAAGCACAGCCTGCTGCCCGGCATGTACGTGACGCTGCAGGCGAAGCTGGGCGAACAGCACAAGGTGTTCGTGATCCCGCAGCAAGCCGTGCTGCGCGACACCGTGGGCGCCTACGTGTTCGTGGTCGGTGCCGACGGCAAGACCAAGCGCCACGACGTCGTCGCCGCCAGCATGAGCGGCGGCAACTGGGTGATCACCAGCGGCCTCGCCGCCGGCGACCAGGTGGTGGTGTCCGGCGTGCAGAACGTGCGTGAGGACGCTCCGGCCAAAGCCTCGCCGTGGCAGCCGCAAGCCGCTGCGGGCGGCAAGCCGGCCAGCGGCAAGTAA